The DNA segment CTCTTCACCGCCCAACTTAAGACCAACCAACCTGGCAAGGAGTTTGAGTTGATCATTAGCACTGTGCCGCCATTGGAAGGTGCGAATATGCAAGGGCAGATCTCCTTGAAGACCTCTTCGACCAACACGCCAGTCATCAGCGTCACCGCCCTGGCAAACATGCAGAAGGTGATCGAGACGGGGCCACCCCAGATCATCCTTCCCGCGGCTCCGCTGACGGGCAACGTGATTTCCAAGGTCTCCATCATCAACAACGGGACGAACGTCATGGTACTTACTGACCCGGCAGTAAACGCCAAGGGAGTGGATATCCAGATAAAAGAGTTCCTTCCTGGCCGCCAGTTCATCGCCACCCTCACGTTCCCGGAGGGATTTGAGATTGGTCGCGATGAGAAAGTCGAGTTCAGCGTCAAATCGAATCATCCACAATTTCCGCTCATCAAATTCCCGGTCTTGCAACCACCGCGTCCCGCTCCGGTCGCAGTGCCAGCGCCGGGACAACCCAAAGCAGCTGGACCATGACAGACCCAAAGCACCAAGCACCAAACTCCAACATCCAGAGAAATTCCAAACATCATATCTAATGCGAATGGCTCACGAAGTTTTGTGTTTGGTGTTTGAAATTTGAAGTTTCTCTGGAGCTTGGATGTTGGTGCTTGGAGCTTGGTGAACTTCGTCACCCATTCGTCACAATTCCGTCACCCGTTCGTTGCCCGGTTTGAATTGTTTCACTGCTCGTCGCGTGCTATTTCAAAACCGTGAAGCAGAAGATTCTCGTGGTGGATGACGAACCGGATGCCGTCGAGTTGATTGAATTCAACTTGAAGGCCGCGGGCTTTGAAGTCACGACCGCCGCCGATGGCGAGGCGGCATTGAAGCAAGCCCGCTCGATCTTGCCGGCATTGATCATATTGGATTTGATGTTGCCGGAAGTGGACGGATTGGAGGTCTGCAAAATATTGCGCCGCGATCAGCGGACCTCGGCCATTCCCATCATCATGCTCACCGCCAAGGCCGCAGAGATCGACCGCGTGCTCGGTTTGGAACTGGGTGCGGATGATTACGTGACCAAACCCTTCAGCCCGCGCGAACTGGTGTTGCGGGTGAAAAAAATCCTGCAGCGCGGCCAGAGCACCAAGGAAAAAACCGAACGCATTCTCTTGGGAGAACTGTGCGTTGATATTCCCCGACACCAGGCCAGCATGAAGGGCAAGCCGATTGAACTGACCGCCACCGAGTTCAAGTTGTTGACCGTGCTCGTGCAACGGCGTGGGCGCGTCCAGTCCCGCGAACAACTGCTCAAGGACGTCTGGGACTACGACCGCCTAATCGACACCCGCACCGTCGATACGCACATGCGGCGGTTGCGGGAGAAGCTCGGCCCGGCCGCGAAATATCTCGATACCGTTCGCGGGGTCGGTTATCGGTTTGTGGAGGAATGATTCCTCAGCGATCAACCGTCCAACCCTTCGCGCATGGCTGGCGATGCATGGTCAATCTTGAATTGAACCCACTCGGCGCATGTGGCCTTTGTTAATCGCATTTCTCCTCGTTGCCACGGTGGCGCTG comes from the Verrucomicrobiota bacterium genome and includes:
- a CDS encoding response regulator transcription factor, with product MKQKILVVDDEPDAVELIEFNLKAAGFEVTTAADGEAALKQARSILPALIILDLMLPEVDGLEVCKILRRDQRTSAIPIIMLTAKAAEIDRVLGLELGADDYVTKPFSPRELVLRVKKILQRGQSTKEKTERILLGELCVDIPRHQASMKGKPIELTATEFKLLTVLVQRRGRVQSREQLLKDVWDYDRLIDTRTVDTHMRRLREKLGPAAKYLDTVRGVGYRFVEE